The genomic interval CGTACGCGGAGACGCCCGACCAGCTCACCACCATCGCCGAGGTCAAGGAGGACATGGAGAAGTCCGTCCCCATGGACCGCCTGGTCTGCGGCGACGTCGGCTACGGCAAGACGGAGATCGCGGTCCGCGCGGCCTTCAAGGCCGTGCAGGACGGCAAGCAGGTCGCGGTGCTGGTGCCCACCACGCTGCTGGTGCAGCAGCACTTCGGGACGTTCTCCGAGCGGTACTCCCAGTTCCCCGTGGTGGTGAAGGCGCTGTCGCGGTTCCAGACCGACGCCGAGGCGAAGGCGGTCCTGGAGGGGCTGCGCGAGGGCTCGGTCGACATCGTCATCGGCACGCACCGGCTCTTCTCGTCCGAGACGAAGTTCAAGGACCTGGGCCTGGTCATCGTCGACGAGGAGCAGCGCTTCGGCGTCGAGCACAAGGAGCAGCTGAAGAAGCTGCGCGCCAACGTCGACGTGCTGACGATGTCCGCCACCCCGATTCCGCGCACCCTGGAGATGGCGGTGACGGGCATCCGCGAGATGTCGACGATCACCACGCCGCCGGAGGAGCGCCACCCGGTGCTCACCTTCGTGGGGCCGTACGACCAGAAGCAGATCGGCGCGGCCATCCGCCGTGAGCTGCTGCGCGAGGGCCAGGTCTTCTACATCCACAACCGGGTGGAGTCCATCGACCGGGCCGCGGCCCGGCTGCGCGAGATCGTGCCGGAGGCGCGGATCCAGACGGCGCACGGACAGATGGGCGAGAGCGCGCTGGAACAGGTCGTCGTCGACTTCTGGGAGAAGAAGTTCGACGTGCTGGTCTCGACGACGATCGTGGAGTCGGGCATCGACATCTCCAACGCCAACACCCTGATCGTCGAGCGCGGCGACAACTTCGGCCTGTCCCAGCTGCACCAGCTGCGCGGCCGCGTGGGCCGCAGCCGCGAGCGGGGCTACGCCTACTTCCTCTACCCGCCGGAGAAGCCGCTGACCGAGACCGCGCACGAGCGGCTCGCCACGATCGCCCAGCACACCGAGATGGGCGCGGGCATGTACGTGGCGATGAAGGACCTGGAGATCCGCGGCGCGGGCAATCTGCTCGGCGGCGAGCAGTCCGGGCACATCGCGGGCGTCGGCTTCGACCTCTACATCCGCATGGTCGGCGAGGCCGTGGCGGACTACCGGGCGTCGGTCGAGGGCGGCGAGGAGGAGGCGGAGGCACCGCTGGAGGTGAAGATCGAGCTGCCGGTCGACGCGCACGTCCCGCACGACTACGCGCCGGGCGAGCGGCTGCGCCTCCAGGCCTACCGGGCGATCGCCTCGGCCAACAGCGAGGAGGACATCCGGGCCGTCCGGGAGGAGCTCACCGACCGGTACGGCAAGCTCCCGGAGCCGGTGGAGAACCTGCTGCTCGTCGCGGGCCTGCGGATGCTCGCGCGGGCGTGCGGCGTCGCCGACATCACCCTCCAGGGCTCGAACGTCCGCTTCGGCCCCGTCGAGCTGAGGGAGTCCCAGGAGCTGCGCCTCAAGCGGCTCTACCCCCGCACGGTGATGAAGCCGGCCACCCAGCAGATCCTCGTGCCGAGGCCGGCCACCCGCCCGATCGGCGGGAAGCCGCTGGTGGGCCGGGAGCTGCTGGCGTGGACGGGGGAGTTCCTCACGACGATCCTGGGGTCGTGACGCCCTCGTCGCCCTCGACCGCCGGGCGGGCCGGATCCTTCGGCCCGCCCGGCGGCATTTGCAGGGGGCGTTCCGGGAGGCAGCGGGTGAGGTAGCCGGGGGGAGTCAGAGCGGCCGAGGTCCGAGGAACAGGGGCCCGGGGGCCGGGGGCCGGACCGGGGAACGCCTCCCGTCAGGGGGCGGTCGCCGCGACCCGCCGCAGCACGGTGTACCCGCCCTCGTTGCCCAGCACCGCGTACTCCGTCCCGGGGTGCAGCCGGCGGATGTCCTCCACGACGTCCGCCGCCCCCTTGCCGTCGGGCGTGCGCATCGCCACGTACTCCGGTATCAGCCCGCGGGTGTCCCCGATCCACAGCACCCGGCAGCGCCCCGCCAGCCGGCTTATGGGCCCGACGTCGGACTCGACCGTGGCGCCGTCGGGGATGCGGTCGAGGAGCCGCTCGGCGGCGCGGACGCTCGCGGGGACGCGGTAGGTGTCCGGCTCGGTCAGGCTGTAGAGCGGCAGCGAGGCGGTCAGGGCCAGGGCCGCCGCGAGGACGGCGCCGGGCAGGTGGTCCGCGTAGGAGCGCAGCCAGGGGCGGCGGCTCCCGCGGGCCCGGGTGAGGGCGTCGGTGAGGGCGATGAAGACGACGGGCATGAGCACGGCGCTGTAGTGCCAGTCGGTGCCCCAGTAGTGGTCGTCGTGGGAGGCGAACCGCCAGCCGAGGGTGGGCAGCGCGACGATCAGCAGCGGCGAGCGCAGGGCGAGGAGCCCGGTGGTGGGCAGCAGCAGCCAGAGCAGGGTGCGGATCGCGGTGTCGGCGGGGATGGTCGGGGCGGGGCCGTCGCCGCCGCCGAGCTTGGTCCAGTAGTCGTAGGAGCCGTCGTGGTTGAAGCCGGGGATGATCACGCCGAAGGCGAGGGCGGCGAAGGCGAGCCCGAAGGCGACGAGGCCGATGGCGAGCGCGGCGGCGTTCGGCTCGCGCCGGGTGCCGCGCAGGCGTATCAGGACGACCACGCCGATCGCGGCCACGGTGATCCCGAGGTCCTCCTTGACGAGGACGAGGGGCAGGGCCCAGGCCATCGCGGCCCGCCAGCGCCGGCGGACCACCGCCTCCAGGGAGAAGGCGAGCAGCGGCATCGCGAACGCGATCTCGTGGAAGTCGAAGTCGACGGCGCGCTGGACGCCCCAGGACAGGCCGTAGGCGATGCCGACGGCCAGGCCGCGCTTGCGGCCGAGCAGCCCGGCGGCCAGCCGGGTGACGGGGACGGCGGACAGGGCGAAGAGGGCGGCCTGGGCGACGAGCAGGACGACAGGGCTCGGGAAGAGCCGGTAGAGCGGGGCGAGGAGCGCCGTGACCGGGCTGAAATGGTCGCCGAGGATGTTGGTGCCCGGGCCCTTGAGGTCGGCGACCGGTGCCTGGAGGTGGGCGTAGGCCCGTATGGCCTGCTCGAAGATCCCCAGGTCCCAGGACATGGTGAGCATCCGGCGGTGCCGGCAGACCGACAGCGCGGTGAAGAGGACGAAGAGGACGCCCGCCACCCAGTAGGGATCGAGCCGTGGCGCGCGCAGGGAGGCCGCGCGGGGCCGGCTCCCGGGCGTCGCCTCGGCCGCGTGCCGGTCCGGTGCCGGAGCGGTGGCGGCTGCGGCCGGGTCCATGGGGGAGTCCTTTTCTCTGGGGCTGCGGGGGACATGTGGGACGACCGTCCGGGAGGACGGGACGACTGTCGGAAAAGATACGCGGAGCCCCTGGGCCTCCGGCCCCCCTTCAGGAGACGGGCCGTCGCCCGGACCGGTTCAGTCTGGTCCGGACCGGCTCGGCCTCGTCCGGGGTGGCTCAGCCCGTCTTCTTCCAGTCCGCGCAGCCGTTGGTCTTGAAGTACCCGTCCTGCGGGGAAAGTGTCACGATGCCGCTGCCCGTGACGTTCTCGTTGGCCTCGATGCTGTCCATCTCGTGGAGGGCGTCCTTGTCGCGCTCCCAGTAGCACCCCGACTTGTTGCCCTCGGCCTTGTAGGTGCCCGGGGCTATGTCGACACCCACGCGGTACATGCCGTTGCCGGACACCTGGGTCTGCGGGGTGGCGCCCGCCTTGTCCTCGGTGACGCGGTGCCAGCCCTTGCAGCCGCGCGTCTTGAAGATCTTGTCGTCCGCCTTGACCGTCACATAGCTCGCCCCCTGCACGTTGTCGTTGGCGAGGATCGAGTCCAGGCCGCCGCTGGAGTCCTTGGCCCGCTCCCAGTAACAGCCGAGCTTGTTGCCCGTGGAGCGGTACGTGCCCGGCTTGATGTCCGAGCCGACCTGGAACGTGCCGTTGCCGGAGACGTCCGCCTTCTTCTTGTCCTTGCCCTGGCCGTCCTGGTTCTCCTTGGCGCCGCCCTTGGCCGTGTCCTTGCCCGCGCCGGCCCGCTCCGAGGACGACGAGGCCGTGGTCGTGCCGTCGCCCTCGTCGCCGCCTCCGCCGACCGCGGCGCCGACCGCGACGACCACGACGAGCGCGCCGGCCCCGGTGAGGACCTTGTGCCGCGCGAACCAGCTCCGCTGCTTGTGGGGGTTGGCGTGGTGAGACATGGCTGACACCTTTCGGCGTGAGGAAAGTCGTGAACCGATGAGGCAATGACAACAGACGCTGTGAACCGAGTCAACACGATTCACGAGAACGGGTGAGTTCACGGCTGTGAACGGGTCGGGTCGTTGTGCGCGGGTATGCTCGGCACCACAGCGAGACGACGCAGGCCGGCGAGCGTGCGAGTGAGAGGGGAGCCCGGTGCAGGAGAGCGCAGCGGAAGTGACCGCGGCCGGGATCGCCCGGCTGGCCGGAGTGGGCCGCGCGGCCGTCAGCAACTGGCGCCGGCGCCACCCCGACTTCCCCCAGCCCATAGGGGGCACCGAGACGAGTCCGACCTTCGCCCTCGGCGA from Streptomyces albireticuli carries:
- a CDS encoding DUF2079 domain-containing protein, giving the protein MDPAAAATAPAPDRHAAEATPGSRPRAASLRAPRLDPYWVAGVLFVLFTALSVCRHRRMLTMSWDLGIFEQAIRAYAHLQAPVADLKGPGTNILGDHFSPVTALLAPLYRLFPSPVVLLVAQAALFALSAVPVTRLAAGLLGRKRGLAVGIAYGLSWGVQRAVDFDFHEIAFAMPLLAFSLEAVVRRRWRAAMAWALPLVLVKEDLGITVAAIGVVVLIRLRGTRREPNAAALAIGLVAFGLAFAALAFGVIIPGFNHDGSYDYWTKLGGGDGPAPTIPADTAIRTLLWLLLPTTGLLALRSPLLIVALPTLGWRFASHDDHYWGTDWHYSAVLMPVVFIALTDALTRARGSRRPWLRSYADHLPGAVLAAALALTASLPLYSLTEPDTYRVPASVRAAERLLDRIPDGATVESDVGPISRLAGRCRVLWIGDTRGLIPEYVAMRTPDGKGAADVVEDIRRLHPGTEYAVLGNEGGYTVLRRVAATAP